The proteins below are encoded in one region of Antennarius striatus isolate MH-2024 chromosome 7, ASM4005453v1, whole genome shotgun sequence:
- the rex1bd gene encoding required for excision 1-B domain-containing protein isoform X1 — MVPADFRALIQRFYQLQSERVETYQLFEEGHEAYLRTGPHYDFDHYRQLVHEVTQAFSGISKEVLELKERLNREFERPDLSEHIENLQSKEKQKLELTAKLQLVRQQAQDHPEDEDCQEKIREIKHEIIKNKEALSEIMQDFKRGSHKQNGLSEIAEKGCMVSSL; from the exons ATG GTTCCTGCAGACTTCAGAGCGCTGATCCAGAGGTTTTATCAGCTTCAGTCTGAGCGGGTGGAGACGTACCAGCTCTTTGAAGA AGGACACGAGGCTTACTTGAGGACGGGGCCCCATTATGACTTTGACCACTACAGGCAGCTGGTCCATGAGGTGACACAAGCCTTCTCTGGCATCTCCAAAGAGGTTCTTGAGCTCAAGGAGAGGCTGAACCGTGAGTTTGAGCGGCCAGATCTTTCAGAGCACATTGAAAATCTGCAGagcaaagaaaagcagaaacttGAACTG ACAGCCAAACTGCAGCTGGTCAGGCAGCAGGCCCAGGATCACCCAGAGGATGAAGACTGTCAGGAAAAGATTAGGGAGATCAAGCACGA GATCATCAAGAACAAAGAGGCTCTGAGTGAGATCATGCAGGACTTTAA AAGAGGATCTCATAAACAGAATGGGCTGTCAGAAATTGCAGAAAAGGGGTGTATGGTCTCTTCCCTGTAA
- the rex1bd gene encoding required for excision 1-B domain-containing protein isoform X2 codes for MVPADFRALIQRFYQLQSERVETYQLFEEGHEAYLRTGPHYDFDHYRQLVHEVTQAFSGISKEVLELKERLNREFERPDLSEHIENLQSKEKQKLELTAKLQLVRQQAQDHPEDEDCQEKIREIKHEIIKNKEALSEIMQDFKYDSEECD; via the exons ATG GTTCCTGCAGACTTCAGAGCGCTGATCCAGAGGTTTTATCAGCTTCAGTCTGAGCGGGTGGAGACGTACCAGCTCTTTGAAGA AGGACACGAGGCTTACTTGAGGACGGGGCCCCATTATGACTTTGACCACTACAGGCAGCTGGTCCATGAGGTGACACAAGCCTTCTCTGGCATCTCCAAAGAGGTTCTTGAGCTCAAGGAGAGGCTGAACCGTGAGTTTGAGCGGCCAGATCTTTCAGAGCACATTGAAAATCTGCAGagcaaagaaaagcagaaacttGAACTG ACAGCCAAACTGCAGCTGGTCAGGCAGCAGGCCCAGGATCACCCAGAGGATGAAGACTGTCAGGAAAAGATTAGGGAGATCAAGCACGA GATCATCAAGAACAAAGAGGCTCTGAGTGAGATCATGCAGGACTTTAAGTATGACTCTGAAGAGTGTGATTGA
- the fam78bb gene encoding LOW QUALITY PROTEIN: protein FAM78B (The sequence of the model RefSeq protein was modified relative to this genomic sequence to represent the inferred CDS: inserted 2 bases in 1 codon), translated as MHGLIVSVELESRSAVPXSKPVRLPRLFLTITFTCRAMGCIQSIACNKSRIKRDNIVVYDLFATIDHCPTVIEENSPIVLRYKTPYFKASARIVMPAIPRNETWVVGWIQACTQMEFYNTYGDVGMSSWELPELREGLVRAISDSDGVSYPWYGNTTETVTIVGPTSKPSRFIVSMNDNFYPSVTWAVPVSESNTPLLTNIKRDQSFTTWLVALNTTSREKILLHTIKWRMRVDIAVDPSLPLGSRARLVGRVHQDQPRVLTRMEPIPSNSMGRPNANDAQVLMWRPRRGPPLVVIPPK; from the exons ATGCACGGCCTCATAGTGTCGGTAGAGCTCGAATCCCGCTCAGCTGTGCC CTCCAAGCCCGTCAGGCTCCCTCGGCTGTTCCTGACCATCACATTTACATGCAGAGCCATGGGCTGCATCCAGAGCATAGCCTGTAACAAATCACGAATCAAACGTGACAACATCGTAGTGTACGACCTGTTCGCCACCATCGATCACTGCCCGACTGTCATTGAGGAGAACTCTCCCATAGTACTTCGATATAAGACGCCCTATTTCAAAGCCTCGGCCCGGATTGTGATGCCCGCTATTCCGCGTAATGAGACATGGGTGGTGGGCTGGATCCAGGCGTGCACACAGATGGAATTTTACAATACCTATGGAGACGTCGGCAT GTCCAGCTGGGAGCTCCCTGAGCTACGAGAAGGTCTGGTGAGGGCAATCAGCGATTCGGACGGCGTGAGCTACCCCTGGTACGGAAACACCACAGAGACCGTTACCATAGTGGGCCCAACCTCCAAACCATCCCGCTTCATAGTTAGCATGAATGACAATTTTTATCCCAGCGTCACCTGGGCCGTCCCAGTCAGTGAATCTAACACACCCTTACTAACAAACATCAAAAGGGACCAGAGCTTCACCACCTGGCTGGTGGCACTCAACACCACATCCAGGGAAAAGATTCTGCTCCACACCATCAAGTGGAGGATGAGGGTTGACATCGCAGTGGATCCGTCCCTGCCTTTAGGCTCCAGGGCCAGGCTGGTGGGCCGGGTCCACCAGGACCAGCCCCGGGTGCTGACGCGCATGGAGCCCATTCCTTCTAACTCCATGGGTAGGCCCAACGCCAACGACGCCCAAGTTCTGATGTGGAGGCCGAGGAGAGGACCTCCACTTGTTGTCATACCACCCAAGTAG
- the crlf1b gene encoding cytokine receptor-like factor 1b, translating into MFSFMFLLLIVPHPTLLSSIYEAVITPQDPVLRMGSSLTASCKLSPELGLLSSTLYWTLNGERLPSSTYSVVTPDTLSVTLHRLNGSRQQSGDNLVCHRANGHVLAGSCLYVGMPPGKPVNLTCWSRNTKDLTCRWSPGGPGETHIQTKYSLRYKLRWYGTEKECENHSAEKQQYSCNIPRNLALFTPYEIWVEAANQLGSATSDVTILDILDVVTTDPPDDVQVSRVGDLEDQLTVRWASPPELKDILFKAKYQIRYRLEDSSEWKVVDDAGNQTSCRLAGLQPRTIYFVQVRCNPVGIFGSRKAGIWSDWSHPAAASTPSSERMQSRSCDTKQNSTLRRELKQFFGWLRKHTYGHSGVSIKLYDQWRVWLQKTHKTHNQIPQDYNS; encoded by the exons ATgttttccttcatgtttctcCTGCTCATCGTTCCACATCCCACGCTGCTGTCCTCCATAT ACGAGGCGGTGATCACCCCCCAGGACCCCGTCCTGAGGATGGGCTCCAGCCTCACAGCCTCCTGCAAGCTGAGCCCCGAGCTGGGCCTCCTCTCCAGCACGCTGTACTGGACACTGAACGGGGAGCGTCTCCCCAGCAGCACCTACAGCGTGGTGACCCCCGACACCCTGAGCGTCACCCTGCACAGACTCAACGGGTCCCGGCAGCAGTCCGGAGACAACCTGGTGTGTCACCGAGCCAACGGACACGTCCTGGCCGGGTCCTGCCTCTACGTGGGCA tGCCTCCAGGAAAACCAGTCAATTTGACATGTTGGTCCCGCAACACCAAAGACTTGACCTGCAGATGGAGCCCGGGTGGGCCGGGTGAGACCCACATCCAAACCAAATACAGCCTGAGGTACAAACTGAG GTGGTACGGGACAGAGAAGGAGTGTGAAAACCACAGCGCAGAGAAGCAGCAATATTCCTGCAACATTCCACGCAACCTGGCCCTCTTCACCCCGTACGAGATCTGGGtggaagcagccaatcagctgggCTCTGCCACCTCTGATGTCACCATCCTGGACATCCTTGATGTAG TGACGACTGACCCTCCGGATGACGTGCAGGTGAGTCGTGTTGGCGACCTGGAGGACCAGCTGACGGTCCGTTGGGCGAGCCCCCCCGAGCTCAAGGACATCCTGTTCAAGGCCAAATATCAGATTCGCTACAGACTAGAGGACAGCAGTGAATGGAAG GTGGTAGACGATGCTGGTAACCAGACGTCCTGTCGGCTGGCAGGCCTCCAACCCAGGACCATCTACTTTGTCCAGGTGAGGTGTAATCCAGTGGGCATCTTTGGCTCCAGAAAGGCCGGTATCTGGAGTGACTGGAGCCACCCGGCTGCTGCCTCCACGCCAAGCAGTG AGCGGATGCAGAGCCGCTCCTGTGACACCAAGCAGAATTCCACCCTGCGTCGGGAACTCAAGCAGTTCTTTGGCTGGCTCCGCAAACACACGTACGGCCACAGCGGCGTGTCCATCAAGCTGTACGACCAGTGGAGGGTGTGgctgcagaaaacacacaagacacacaaccag ATTCCGCAAGACTATAATTCATAG
- the slc35a3a gene encoding solute carrier family 35 member A3a codes for MASSRLKYVSLGVLVFQTTSLVLTMRYSRTLQAEGPRYLASSAVVAAEVMKIISCVLLVFKEHSYSMRALNSILRQEIAHKPIETLKLAIPSGIYTLQNNLLYVALSNLDAATYQVTYQLKILTTALFSVSMLGRKLGVYQWLSLLILMTGVALVQWPSESTVAPEKEALSTGSQLVGVAAVLVACCSSGFAGVYFEKILKESKQSVWVRNIQLGMFGLVFGLIGMLAYDGERVKESGMFQGYNTVTWAVVALQALGGLVIAAVIKYADNILKGFATSLSIILSTLISYFWLQDFDPSGVFFLGAILVIMATFLYGYEGKPSPNPSRA; via the exons ATGGCGTCATCCCGGCTGAAGTACGTCTCTCTGGGCGTGCTGGTGTTCCAGACCACCTCCCTGGTGCTCACCATGCGGTACTCCCGCACCCTGCAGGCCGAGGGCCCTCGGTACCTGGCCTCCTCCGCGGTGGTGGCGGCCGAGGTCATGAAGATCATCAGCTGTGTGCTGCTCGTCTTCAAGGAGCACA gttACAGCATGCGAGCTCTGAACAGCATCTTGCGTCAGGAAATTGCCCACAAACCAATAGAAACGCTGAAGCTCGCCATCCCCTCAGGGATTTACACTCTTCAAAACAACCTGCTGTATGTTGCCTTATCCAACCTGGACGCAGCCACCTATCAG GTGACGTATCAGCTGAAGATCCTGACCACAGCGCTCTTCTCGGTGTCCATGCTGGGTCGCAAGCTGGGCGTCTACCAGTGGCTTTCGTTGCTCATTCTCATGACTGGTGTGGCTCTTGTGCAG TGGCCTTCTGAGTCGACAGTGGCCCCGGAGAAGGAGGCCCTCTCTACGGGCTCCCAGCTCGTCGGCGTGGCGGCGGTTCTGGTGGCGTGCTGCTCCAGTGGGTTTGCTGGGGTCTATTTTGAGAAGATCCTAAAGGAGAGCAAACAGAGCGTCTGGGTTCGAAACATCCAGCTAG gaatGTTCGGCCTGGTGTTCGGCCTCATTGGGATGCTGGCCTATGATGGAGAGCGAGTGAAGGAGTCAGGAATGTTCCAGGGATACAACACAGTCACCTGGGCTGTTGTGGCTCTGCAG GCACTGGGGGGTCTGGTCATTGCAGCGGTCATCAAGTATGCAGACAACATCCTCAAGGGCTTTGCTACGTCGCTCTCCATCATCCTGTCAACTCTTATATCGTACTTCTGGCTTCAGGACTTCGACCCCTCCGG TGTGTTCTTCCTAGGGGCCATTCTGGTCATCATGGCCACTTTCCTGTACGGTTACGAAGGAAAGCCCTCCCCCAACCCCAGTAGGGCGTAG